Proteins from one Deinococcus sp. AB2017081 genomic window:
- a CDS encoding serine/threonine-protein kinase: MPLAGQVVGDGIRLVRPVGRGSHSLVYFAVTREGQPCAVKIFPPHLAAFADREFQHARDLDHPRLGRMIGRALVDDQPALVAVLARGEVFFTRYAQRPAATHDRRAFLLSLAHILDGLAYLHGLGLVHRDIKPENIIVEPDGSAKLVDFDLSGPALETFDVPTRFGTAAFQSPEAARGEPLGPESDLYGMGILLGWGIHGYLPEPGEPWPETADPLAQLHEALIRPHREERLTDAQAARRDLLRLTGLPY, translated from the coding sequence GTGCCGCTCGCAGGACAGGTGGTTGGAGATGGAATCCGGCTCGTCCGCCCGGTCGGCCGGGGTTCCCACAGTCTGGTGTACTTCGCCGTGACCCGTGAGGGCCAGCCCTGTGCCGTGAAGATCTTTCCTCCACACCTCGCCGCGTTCGCCGACCGCGAGTTCCAGCACGCCCGTGATCTCGACCACCCCCGCCTCGGACGCATGATCGGCCGCGCGCTCGTCGATGACCAGCCGGCCCTCGTTGCGGTGCTCGCCCGTGGCGAGGTGTTCTTCACGCGCTACGCCCAGCGCCCGGCTGCCACGCACGACCGCCGGGCCTTCCTGCTGTCCTTGGCGCACATCCTGGACGGACTGGCGTACCTGCATGGGCTGGGGCTGGTGCACCGCGACATCAAGCCCGAGAACATCATCGTGGAACCCGATGGCAGCGCCAAGCTGGTCGACTTTGACCTGTCCGGCCCTGCGCTGGAGACCTTCGACGTGCCCACCCGGTTCGGTACCGCCGCGTTCCAGAGCCCCGAGGCGGCCCGTGGGGAACCGCTCGGCCCGGAGAGCGACCTCTACGGCATGGGCATCCTGCTCGGCTGGGGAATCCACGGGTACCTGCCGGAGCCCGGCGAACCGTGGCCGGAGACGGCAGATCCGCTGGCCCAGCTGCACGAGGCCCTGATCCGGCCCCACCGCGAGGAGCGCCTGACCGACGCGCAGGCCGCCCGCCGCGATCTGCTGCGGCTGACGGGCCTGCCGTACTGA
- a CDS encoding heavy-metal-associated domain-containing protein: protein MSTPPTRVLLGVRGMSKEAGTKVATALLSTPGVSRATPDEGQIEVYYDATQLTVMDLVRAVRAQGFLAGML, encoded by the coding sequence ATGAGTACCCCACCCACCCGCGTCCTGCTGGGCGTCCGCGGCATGAGCAAGGAGGCCGGGACGAAGGTCGCCACGGCCCTGCTGTCCACTCCCGGTGTGAGCCGTGCCACCCCCGACGAGGGCCAGATCGAGGTCTACTACGACGCCACGCAACTCACGGTGATGGACCTTGTGCGCGCGGTGCGGGCCCAGGGCTTCCTGGCCGGCATGCTCTGA
- the mnmD gene encoding tRNA (5-methylaminomethyl-2-thiouridine)(34)-methyltransferase MnmD: protein MPSEDPTIITTPDGSRTALSARYGEAYSSRHGAATQARHVFVEGSGTHTHPAPRVLEVGFGLGVNFRATVQDVARRGVPLEYVAWEFDPAPVDVLRGVADGDSHPVWTALLERWPTTAPVESVHLGSGGITLTIHFEDITTSALPQDWATALYLDGFSPARNPEVWTPEVVARLAQALAPGGVLATYSAAGHVRRALTAAGLDTQRRPGAPGKRECLRAVRAPG, encoded by the coding sequence ATGCCGTCCGAAGACCCGACGATCATCACCACCCCGGACGGTTCGCGCACGGCCCTGAGCGCCCGCTACGGCGAGGCCTACAGCTCGCGGCACGGCGCGGCCACCCAGGCGCGGCATGTCTTCGTCGAGGGCTCGGGCACGCATACCCACCCCGCCCCCCGCGTGCTGGAGGTCGGCTTCGGCCTGGGCGTGAACTTCCGCGCGACCGTACAGGACGTGGCCCGGCGTGGCGTTCCCCTGGAGTACGTGGCGTGGGAGTTCGATCCCGCCCCGGTGGACGTGCTGCGCGGCGTGGCGGACGGCGACAGCCATCCGGTCTGGACGGCCCTGCTGGAACGCTGGCCGACGACCGCTCCCGTCGAATCCGTTCACCTCGGTTCCGGCGGGATCACGTTGACCATCCACTTCGAGGACATCACGACCTCCGCGCTGCCGCAGGACTGGGCCACCGCCCTGTACCTCGACGGTTTCTCCCCTGCGCGCAACCCCGAGGTCTGGACGCCGGAGGTCGTGGCGCGGCTGGCCCAGGCTCTTGCGCCGGGCGGTGTCCTCGCCACGTATTCCGCAGCCGGACATGTGCGCCGCGCCCTGACCGCTGCTGGCCTGGACACCCAGCGTCGCCCCGGGGCCCCCGGCAAACGCGAGTGCCTGCGGGCCGTGCGGGCACCGGGATGA
- a CDS encoding DUF503 domain-containing protein, producing MALGYVGVLTIRVEMPWVGNLKEKRALVRPVVERLKARYPLTVARLDGLDAHDWEVIGVATISNDYGWVEETLKMAADYIAREGPYRVTSEHTVITPLDGDDGADTDDGEDGP from the coding sequence GTGGCCCTCGGCTACGTCGGCGTGCTGACCATCCGCGTGGAGATGCCGTGGGTGGGCAACCTGAAGGAAAAACGCGCCCTGGTGCGTCCTGTCGTGGAGCGGCTCAAGGCCCGCTATCCCCTGACGGTCGCCCGGCTGGACGGTCTGGATGCCCACGACTGGGAGGTGATCGGTGTGGCGACCATCAGCAACGACTACGGCTGGGTCGAGGAGACCCTGAAGATGGCCGCCGACTACATCGCCAGGGAGGGGCCGTACCGCGTCACCAGCGAGCACACCGTCATCACGCCGCTGGACGGGGATGACGGTGCGGATACGGATGATGGCGAGGACGGACCGTGA
- a CDS encoding isocitrate/isopropylmalate dehydrogenase family protein, with amino-acid sequence MANYRICLIEGDGIGHEVIPATRRVLDAAGFDAEYVHAEAGYEYFLDHGTSVPQATYDAVENTDATLFGAATSPTGEKPKGFYGAIRHLRQKYNLYANVRPTKTRPVPGAYENVDLVIVRENTQGLYVEQERRYGDVAIADTVITKDASDRIGRYAANLAMKRDKRLTVVHKANVLPVTQGLFLNTILDHCKTVEGLNTSTMIVDNAAMQLVRNPRQFDVMVMTNMFGDILSDLAAGLVGGLGIAASGNVGDKFGIFESVHGSAPDIAGQGISNPTASILAAVIMLDHIGDHETARRLDAAVNKVLAEGPRTRDLGGTANTKEFTDAVIAAL; translated from the coding sequence ATGGCGAACTACCGCATCTGCTTGATCGAAGGGGACGGCATCGGCCACGAAGTCATTCCCGCCACCCGCCGCGTGCTCGACGCCGCCGGCTTCGACGCCGAGTACGTCCATGCCGAGGCCGGGTACGAATACTTCCTCGACCACGGCACCAGCGTCCCGCAGGCCACCTACGACGCCGTGGAGAACACCGACGCCACGCTCTTCGGGGCGGCCACCAGCCCCACCGGCGAGAAACCCAAGGGCTTCTACGGCGCGATCCGGCACCTGCGGCAGAAGTACAACCTGTACGCCAATGTGCGTCCCACGAAAACGCGCCCGGTGCCCGGTGCCTACGAGAACGTCGACCTCGTCATCGTGCGTGAGAACACGCAGGGCCTGTACGTCGAGCAGGAGCGCCGCTACGGCGACGTCGCCATTGCCGACACGGTGATCACAAAAGACGCCAGCGACCGCATCGGCCGCTACGCCGCGAACCTGGCCATGAAGCGCGACAAGCGCCTGACCGTCGTGCACAAGGCGAACGTCCTGCCGGTCACGCAGGGGCTGTTCCTGAACACCATCCTGGATCACTGCAAGACGGTGGAGGGCCTGAACACCAGCACCATGATCGTGGACAACGCCGCCATGCAGCTGGTGCGTAACCCCCGTCAGTTCGACGTGATGGTCATGACCAACATGTTCGGCGACATCCTGAGCGACCTCGCCGCCGGGCTGGTCGGCGGCCTGGGCATCGCCGCGAGCGGCAACGTGGGCGACAAGTTCGGCATCTTCGAATCGGTGCACGGCAGCGCCCCCGACATCGCCGGGCAGGGCATCAGCAACCCCACCGCCAGCATCCTGGCCGCCGTGATCATGCTCGACCACATCGGTGACCACGAGACCGCCCGCCGCCTGGACGCCGCCGTGAACAAGGTGCTGGCCGAGGGGCCGCGCACCCGTGACCTGGGCGGCACCGCGAATACCAAAGAATTTACCGACGCCGTGATCGCCGCGCTGTAA
- a CDS encoding alpha-amylase family glycosyl hydrolase has translation MNEQIVAAGELKWWQRGIIYQIYPRSFQDSNDDGVGDLRGITARLPYVASLGVEAVWLSPIFTSPMRDFGYDVADYCDIDPLFGTLGDFDALVTEAHRLGLKVMLDYVPNHTSSDHAWFRDAITGPDSDRRDWYVWRAPAPDGGPPNNWVSFFGGPAWTLDPTSGQYYLHQFLPSQPDLNWRNPAVRRAMGDVLRFWMDRGVDGFRVDVIWLLAEDDRFLDEPENPDWTPGSVEHARLQHVYTQDQPETHAYIRELRQVLDEYDDRMMVGEIYLPVEQLLPYAGTPAQPMVHLPFNFHLILLPWHAAGVRDFADRYDAACVAAGSWPNWVLGNHDQHRFKSRVGAAQYRVAQTLLLTLRGTPTVYYGDEIGLQNVPIPPERMVDPAGVQQPDVPAASRDPERTPMHWNTQPNAGFTAGHVEPWLPVDDAFASLNVEQQESDPASDLNYFRALTRLRRDHPALVGGAYVSEDSGAADVFAFRRTLDGEVVTVLLNFGSASQTLGDLAQGRTLLSSVGDQPVAGAALRPNEARIVLR, from the coding sequence ATGAACGAGCAGATCGTAGCGGCAGGCGAGCTGAAGTGGTGGCAGCGCGGCATCATCTACCAGATCTATCCCCGGTCGTTTCAGGACAGCAACGACGACGGCGTGGGCGACCTGCGCGGGATCACCGCCCGGTTGCCGTATGTGGCGAGTCTGGGCGTCGAGGCCGTGTGGCTCTCCCCCATCTTCACCAGCCCCATGCGCGATTTTGGCTACGACGTGGCCGACTACTGCGACATCGACCCGCTGTTCGGCACGCTGGGTGACTTCGACGCGCTGGTCACGGAGGCGCATCGGCTGGGGCTGAAGGTCATGCTCGACTACGTGCCCAACCACACCTCGTCGGATCACGCGTGGTTTCGGGACGCGATCACCGGGCCAGACAGCGACCGGCGCGACTGGTACGTGTGGCGCGCCCCGGCGCCGGACGGCGGGCCGCCCAACAACTGGGTGTCGTTCTTCGGAGGCCCGGCGTGGACGCTCGACCCCACCAGCGGCCAGTACTACCTGCACCAGTTCCTGCCCAGCCAGCCGGACCTGAACTGGCGCAACCCTGCGGTGCGCCGCGCCATGGGCGACGTGCTGCGCTTCTGGATGGATCGCGGCGTAGACGGCTTCCGCGTGGACGTGATCTGGCTGCTGGCCGAGGACGACCGCTTTCTGGACGAGCCCGAGAACCCTGACTGGACGCCCGGCAGCGTGGAGCATGCCCGGCTGCAGCACGTCTATACACAGGATCAGCCCGAGACGCATGCGTACATCCGCGAGCTGCGCCAGGTGCTCGACGAGTACGACGACCGCATGATGGTCGGTGAGATCTACCTGCCGGTCGAGCAGCTCCTGCCGTATGCGGGAACCCCGGCGCAGCCCATGGTGCACCTGCCCTTCAACTTCCACCTGATCCTGCTGCCGTGGCACGCGGCCGGGGTGCGCGACTTCGCCGACCGCTACGACGCAGCGTGCGTGGCGGCGGGATCATGGCCCAACTGGGTGCTCGGCAACCACGACCAGCACCGCTTCAAGTCCCGCGTGGGCGCCGCCCAGTACCGCGTGGCCCAGACGCTCCTGCTGACCCTGCGCGGCACGCCGACCGTGTACTACGGCGACGAGATCGGTCTCCAGAACGTCCCCATCCCGCCCGAGCGGATGGTCGATCCGGCCGGAGTGCAACAGCCGGATGTCCCCGCCGCGAGCCGCGACCCGGAGCGGACGCCCATGCACTGGAACACCCAGCCGAATGCCGGGTTCACCGCCGGGCACGTGGAGCCGTGGCTCCCGGTGGACGACGCCTTCGCCTCGCTGAATGTCGAGCAGCAGGAGTCGGATCCCGCCAGCGACCTGAACTACTTCCGTGCCCTGACCCGCCTGCGGCGTGACCACCCGGCGCTGGTGGGCGGTGCCTACGTCAGTGAGGACAGCGGCGCGGCGGACGTGTTCGCCTTCCGCCGCACCCTGGACGGCGAGGTGGTGACCGTGCTGCTCAATTTCGGCTCGGCATCCCAGACCCTGGGCGACCTCGCGCAGGGGCGCACGCTCCTGAGCAGCGTGGGCGACCAGCCCGTGGCCGGCGCCGCGCTGCGCCCGAACGAGGCCCGGATCGTGCTCCGCTGA
- the lepB gene encoding signal peptidase I, with protein sequence MTRLRTAAPTALQKLWKELLEPIVFAVVITQFVATLVGVDGVSMMPNLRDRERVFVPKYETWLHKAGVGEFSRGDILIFKPPREASAKIANLNKSALGLYTYRPFLIKRLIGLPGDRIKVQAGEVLVNGVKLDSSWTTDYWREQGCWDSQSPLATQTTADTYGVVPNQPEITVPAGSYFVMGDNRTANGSEDSRLFGPVARRDVAGRAAAVVWPIMRKTTARYDCTANAVGDLTGANVLNWRVLSRPEAFQALKTELVSAK encoded by the coding sequence ATGACGAGACTCCGTACGGCCGCCCCCACCGCTCTCCAGAAACTGTGGAAGGAACTGCTGGAACCCATCGTGTTCGCGGTGGTCATCACGCAGTTCGTGGCGACCCTGGTGGGCGTGGATGGCGTGAGCATGATGCCGAATCTGCGCGACCGCGAACGCGTCTTCGTGCCGAAGTACGAGACCTGGCTGCACAAGGCCGGCGTGGGAGAATTCAGCCGGGGCGACATCCTGATCTTCAAACCCCCGCGGGAGGCCTCGGCCAAGATCGCCAACCTGAACAAGAGCGCGCTCGGGCTCTACACCTACCGCCCGTTCCTGATCAAGCGCCTGATCGGCCTGCCGGGTGACCGGATCAAGGTGCAGGCCGGTGAGGTGCTGGTCAACGGCGTGAAGCTCGATTCGTCATGGACGACCGACTACTGGCGCGAACAGGGATGCTGGGACTCGCAGAGCCCGCTGGCCACCCAGACCACCGCGGACACGTACGGCGTGGTGCCGAACCAGCCGGAGATCACGGTGCCGGCGGGCTCCTATTTCGTGATGGGCGACAACCGCACCGCCAACGGCTCGGAGGATTCGCGCCTGTTCGGGCCGGTGGCGCGGCGGGACGTGGCCGGTCGGGCGGCGGCCGTGGTGTGGCCGATCATGCGCAAGACGACCGCCCGCTACGACTGCACCGCCAATGCCGTGGGCGACCTGACCGGCGCGAACGTCCTGAACTGGCGGGTGCTGTCGCGCCCCGAGGCCTTCCAGGCGCTGAAGACTGAACTGGTCAGCGCGAAATAG
- a CDS encoding DUF1999 domain-containing protein, which produces MRYRTFGEPDYAALQALDDVIVRHEDPAFGTLPDREQAGRRSTSLPALKFYERSEHSFVAEDDRGLRGFTFAQHVWQGDRPIVLIRSVSVAPDAPAGTAEGLFQAVIKSAYDSAVYELHFPVTPALHAKAREEGTVSPGPYGICHLGSRTETAPGLRLGSPHGFTG; this is translated from the coding sequence ATGCGCTACCGCACCTTCGGCGAGCCGGACTACGCCGCCCTGCAGGCCCTCGACGACGTCATCGTGCGGCACGAGGATCCGGCCTTCGGCACGCTGCCCGACCGGGAACAGGCGGGCCGGCGCTCGACCAGCCTGCCGGCCCTGAAGTTCTACGAGCGCAGCGAGCACTCCTTCGTGGCCGAGGACGACCGTGGCCTGCGCGGCTTCACCTTCGCCCAGCACGTGTGGCAGGGCGACCGGCCCATCGTCCTGATCCGCAGCGTGTCCGTGGCCCCGGACGCGCCGGCCGGCACGGCCGAGGGCCTGTTTCAGGCGGTCATCAAGAGTGCCTACGACAGCGCGGTGTACGAGCTGCACTTCCCGGTCACGCCGGCGCTGCACGCCAAGGCCCGCGAGGAAGGGACGGTCAGTCCCGGCCCCTACGGGATCTGCCACCTGGGATCGCGCACCGAGACGGCGCCCGGCCTGCGCCTGGGGTCGCCCCACGGATTCACAGGGTGA
- a CDS encoding long-chain-fatty-acid--CoA ligase: MTHSQPRPWLAHYERGVPHDFQPSDRTLPQLLEHAAATWPERVALDFLGATTTYRALLDDARRLAAALRKMGVKTGDRVSIMLPNCPAFVTSFYGALLAGAVVVNTSPLYTPSELQHQLSDSGSETLIMLDTFYARYDQIREHVPVRRVLVTGIQDALPFPKNLLYPVKARREGTWVTVPSSERVMRLKDVIRSQRPEAPHITQSSGDTALFQYTGGTTGTPKGAMLSHRNLVANAEQARAWMQGLREGQEVTLAAIPFFHVYGMTVAMNLSVMTGATMVLIPNPRDIRMVLGGISRTRATLFPGVPTLYNAINNHPDTAVHDLTTIRACISGSAPLLLETARRFREITNGANLVEGYGLTEASPITHTNPIFGEQHEGSIGLPFPGVDAIIMDDQGQPVATGETGELWVAGPMVMQGYWQRPEETAATLAQYGGQTWLKTGDMATMDADGYFRIVDRKKDLIIAGGFNIYPREVEEILMTHPAVLEAAAVGIPDEYRGESVHAVVALKSGQTVTDKELIAHCREQLSAYKVPRSVEFRSELPKTAAMKILRRELAKDARERVKAQRPSA; encoded by the coding sequence ATGACCCACTCCCAGCCCCGACCCTGGCTTGCCCACTACGAACGTGGCGTGCCACACGACTTCCAGCCCTCGGACCGCACCCTGCCGCAGCTGCTGGAACACGCGGCCGCCACGTGGCCAGAGCGGGTCGCGCTGGATTTCCTGGGGGCCACGACCACGTACCGCGCCCTGCTCGACGACGCCCGGCGTCTGGCTGCGGCCCTGCGCAAGATGGGCGTGAAGACCGGCGACCGCGTGTCGATCATGCTTCCCAACTGCCCCGCGTTCGTCACCTCCTTCTACGGAGCGCTGCTGGCCGGCGCGGTGGTCGTGAACACCAGCCCGCTGTACACGCCCAGCGAACTCCAGCACCAGCTGAGTGACTCGGGATCCGAGACGTTGATCATGCTCGACACCTTCTACGCGCGCTACGACCAGATCCGTGAGCACGTCCCGGTGCGGCGCGTGCTGGTGACCGGGATCCAGGACGCCCTGCCGTTCCCCAAGAACCTGCTGTATCCCGTGAAGGCGCGGCGGGAGGGCACGTGGGTGACCGTGCCGTCCTCCGAACGGGTCATGCGCCTGAAAGACGTCATCCGGTCACAGCGGCCAGAGGCGCCGCACATCACCCAGAGCAGCGGCGACACTGCCCTGTTCCAGTACACCGGCGGCACGACCGGCACGCCCAAGGGGGCCATGCTGTCGCACCGCAACCTCGTGGCCAATGCCGAGCAGGCCCGCGCGTGGATGCAGGGGCTGCGTGAGGGCCAGGAGGTCACGCTGGCCGCCATTCCCTTCTTCCACGTGTATGGCATGACGGTCGCCATGAACCTGAGCGTCATGACCGGCGCGACCATGGTGCTGATCCCCAACCCGCGCGATATCCGCATGGTTCTGGGCGGGATCTCGCGCACGAGGGCCACGCTGTTCCCCGGCGTGCCCACGCTGTACAACGCCATCAACAACCACCCGGACACGGCCGTGCACGATCTGACCACCATCCGCGCGTGTATCAGCGGCAGCGCGCCGCTGCTGCTAGAGACCGCCCGGCGCTTCCGCGAGATCACCAACGGCGCCAATCTGGTCGAGGGCTACGGCCTGACGGAAGCCAGCCCCATCACCCACACCAACCCGATCTTCGGCGAGCAGCACGAGGGCAGCATCGGCCTGCCGTTCCCCGGCGTGGACGCGATCATCATGGACGACCAGGGCCAGCCGGTCGCCACCGGGGAGACCGGCGAGCTGTGGGTGGCCGGCCCGATGGTCATGCAGGGCTACTGGCAGCGCCCCGAAGAGACCGCCGCCACGCTGGCACAGTACGGCGGCCAGACCTGGCTCAAGACCGGCGACATGGCCACCATGGACGCCGACGGCTACTTCCGGATCGTCGACCGCAAGAAGGATCTGATCATCGCCGGGGGCTTCAACATCTATCCCCGCGAGGTCGAGGAGATCCTGATGACGCACCCCGCCGTCCTGGAGGCCGCCGCCGTCGGCATCCCCGACGAGTACCGGGGCGAGAGCGTCCACGCCGTCGTGGCCCTGAAATCCGGCCAGACCGTGACCGACAAAGAACTCATCGCCCACTGCCGCGAGCAGCTCAGCGCCTACAAGGTGCCGCGCAGCGTGGAATTCCGTTCGGAACTGCCCAAGACGGCCGCCATGAAGATCCTGCGCCGCGAGCTGGCCAAGGATGCGCGTGAACGGGTGAAGGCCCAGCGCCCGAGCGCGTAG
- a CDS encoding ferritin-like domain-containing protein — MTALKNLQDLYVEQLKDLYSAETQLVEALPKMEQAATDPQLKEGFRMHLEQTRQHVNRLESVFADLGEEPGGHTCKAMKGLIAEGAEMIDQDAAPAVKDAGLIACAQRVEHYEIAGYGTVARYAEVLGKRQHLEALRTTETEEKKTDSQLTELAGSINQTAMRA, encoded by the coding sequence ATGACGGCACTGAAGAACCTTCAAGATCTCTACGTCGAGCAGCTCAAGGATCTCTACTCTGCCGAGACCCAGCTCGTCGAGGCGCTGCCGAAGATGGAGCAGGCCGCCACCGATCCCCAGCTCAAGGAAGGCTTCCGCATGCACCTGGAGCAGACGCGCCAGCATGTAAACCGGCTGGAGAGCGTCTTCGCGGATCTGGGAGAGGAACCCGGCGGCCACACCTGCAAGGCCATGAAGGGCCTGATTGCCGAGGGAGCCGAGATGATCGATCAGGACGCGGCCCCGGCCGTGAAGGATGCCGGCCTGATCGCGTGTGCCCAGCGCGTCGAACACTACGAGATCGCCGGCTACGGCACCGTGGCCCGCTACGCCGAGGTTCTCGGCAAGAGGCAGCACCTCGAGGCCCTCCGCACCACCGAGACGGAGGAGAAGAAGACCGACAGCCAGCTCACGGAACTGGCGGGTTCGATCAACCAGACGGCCATGCGGGCCTGA
- the tsaD gene encoding tRNA (adenosine(37)-N6)-threonylcarbamoyltransferase complex transferase subunit TsaD, producing MSAAPPVQSRLILGIDTSCDDTGVGIVELAPDGSLSVRSNRVWSQTVHAQYGGVMPELASREHVERIAAITTDALEQAGVTLADIGAVAATAGPGLVGALLVGLMYGKGLAQALDVPFYAAHHLEGHIHAAAAEGDLHAPYLALVVSGGHTHLFDVPTEGQYVLVGATKDDAAGEAFDKIARLAGLGYPGGPAISEAAIRGDPDAVPFKEPLQGQKGFDFSFSGLKTAALLAHRAGAKPEDLAASFQRMAVQFLVKTTVRAADATGRDTVVVSGGVAANRALRGAFARTGLNVVFPGAGLNTDNGAMIALAGAAALREGRPASPLDGGASAYAPLANA from the coding sequence ATGAGCGCCGCCCCCCCCGTCCAGTCCCGCCTGATCCTGGGGATCGACACGTCCTGCGATGACACCGGCGTGGGTATCGTGGAACTCGCGCCAGACGGCTCGCTGAGCGTGCGGTCAAACCGGGTGTGGTCGCAGACGGTGCACGCCCAGTACGGCGGCGTCATGCCGGAACTCGCCAGCCGCGAACACGTCGAGCGGATCGCGGCCATCACCACGGACGCGCTGGAGCAGGCCGGCGTGACCCTGGCCGACATCGGCGCGGTGGCGGCCACGGCCGGTCCCGGTCTAGTCGGGGCGCTGCTGGTCGGCCTGATGTACGGCAAGGGGCTGGCACAGGCGCTCGACGTGCCGTTCTACGCCGCACATCACCTGGAGGGTCACATCCACGCCGCCGCGGCCGAGGGAGATCTGCATGCCCCCTACCTGGCCCTGGTCGTGTCCGGCGGGCACACCCACCTGTTCGACGTGCCCACCGAGGGGCAATACGTGCTGGTCGGAGCCACGAAGGACGACGCGGCGGGCGAGGCCTTCGACAAGATCGCCCGTCTGGCGGGCCTGGGCTATCCGGGCGGCCCGGCGATCAGCGAGGCGGCCATACGCGGCGATCCGGACGCCGTGCCGTTCAAGGAACCCCTCCAGGGACAGAAGGGATTCGACTTCAGCTTCAGCGGCCTCAAGACCGCCGCGCTCCTGGCCCACCGCGCCGGGGCAAAACCCGAGGATCTGGCCGCCAGTTTCCAGCGCATGGCCGTGCAGTTCCTCGTCAAGACCACGGTGCGGGCGGCCGATGCGACGGGGCGGGACACGGTGGTCGTGTCGGGTGGGGTGGCGGCCAACCGGGCACTGCGGGGGGCCTTTGCGCGCACTGGCCTGAACGTCGTGTTTCCCGGTGCGGGGCTGAACACCGACAACGGCGCGATGATCGCGCTGGCGGGGGCTGCCGCACTGCGGGAGGGTCGCCCGGCCAGTCCGCTCGACGGTGGCGCGAGTGCATATGCGCCGCTGGCGAACGCCTGA
- a CDS encoding NAD(P)/FAD-dependent oxidoreductase — protein MSPVVVIGGGVAGSCVAYFLARAGRPVTVVDAGIHAASTVPSALLNPVRGQAGRVPERALEGLPFTWTLLRALVTAGFDIPHGAAGVYRPVPDEKTRAKFDRHRPDGLDAQWQNPAQVPFALTTGHTAVLYLPQGGWVDGAAFTRAVREASGATVIRARATAWTAASVTLHDGRTLPAAHVVHCGGSVGTTWAGLDGTHRAGTMLRLHRAATPAPVSFGAYLAPAAHGGVLGATFEAPATRWRPEVLPLTSLEWLLRKGLALVPLMDTAVTGAWSGTRVSGLVAGPDTAGVWHLRGLGSQGFLLGPLLAAELAGRIARHGAGDGLSP, from the coding sequence ATGAGCCCGGTCGTCGTCATTGGCGGCGGCGTCGCCGGGTCGTGCGTGGCCTACTTCCTGGCGCGCGCCGGGCGCCCGGTCACTGTGGTGGATGCGGGCATCCACGCCGCCAGCACGGTGCCCTCGGCGCTGCTCAATCCAGTGCGGGGACAGGCGGGCCGGGTGCCGGAGCGGGCGCTGGAGGGCCTGCCGTTCACGTGGACGCTCTTGCGGGCGCTCGTGACCGCCGGCTTCGACATTCCGCACGGCGCCGCGGGCGTCTACCGGCCCGTGCCGGACGAGAAGACCCGCGCCAAGTTCGACCGGCACCGCCCCGATGGGCTGGACGCGCAGTGGCAGAACCCAGCGCAGGTGCCCTTCGCGCTGACCACCGGCCACACCGCCGTCCTGTATCTGCCCCAGGGCGGGTGGGTCGACGGTGCCGCCTTCACCCGCGCCGTCCGTGAGGCGTCGGGGGCCACAGTGATCCGCGCCCGCGCGACCGCATGGACGGCGGCCTCGGTGACGCTGCACGACGGCCGTACCCTGCCCGCCGCCCACGTCGTCCACTGCGGGGGATCGGTCGGGACGACATGGGCAGGCCTGGACGGCACGCACCGCGCCGGAACCATGCTGCGGCTGCACCGGGCGGCCACTCCCGCGCCCGTGAGCTTCGGGGCCTACCTCGCCCCGGCCGCTCACGGAGGCGTGCTCGGCGCGACCTTCGAGGCGCCGGCCACACGGTGGCGGCCGGAGGTGCTGCCCCTGACCTCCCTGGAATGGCTCCTGAGAAAGGGCCTGGCCCTGGTTCCCCTGATGGACACGGCCGTCACGGGTGCGTGGAGCGGCACCCGCGTCTCTGGACTGGTCGCTGGGCCCGACACGGCCGGCGTGTGGCACCTACGGGGCCTGGGCAGCCAGGGATTCCTGCTGGGGCCGCTCCTGGCCGCCGAACTGGCGGGCCGCATCGCCCGTCACGGTGCCGGTGACGGCCTGTCACCGTGA